Genomic window (Verrucomicrobiia bacterium):
CCCGCCTCCATCCAACGCGCGTTCGCCATTGATCCGCCCGCCGGTTCAACGTACCTCGACGCTGAGCACGTGGTCGTGCTGATGCAGGAGAATCGCTCGTTCGATCACGCGTTCGGTCGCTTGCGCGGCGTACGTGGCTTTAATGATCCGCGCGCCGTCAAGTTGCCGGATGGAAATCCCGTCTGGCTGCAAAGCAACAAACAAGGTGAAACCTACGCGCCCTTCCGGCTCGACCTGCACGGCAGCAAATCCACCTGGATGAGTTCGCTGCCTCATTCCTGGGGCGACCAAACCGCCGCGCGCAACAGTGGTCATCATGACGGGTGGCTCGATGCGAAGCGCTCGGGCAACACCGCTTACGCACAACTGCCTTTGACCCTGGGATTTTATGATCGCGAGGATCTGCCGTTTTATTACGCCCTGGCGGATGCGTTCACTGTCTGCGACCAAAATTTCTGCTCTTCCCTGACCGGGACCACTCCCAACCGGCTCTACCTGTGGAGCGGCACCATTCGCGCCGAACCTTCCATGCAATCCAAGGCCAACGTCTGGAATTCGGATGTCAGCTACGGCTCGGAAGCGCACTGGAAAACCTTTCCCGAACGCCTGGAAGAATCCGGCATCTCGTGGCGGATTTACCAAAACGAACTCAGCCTGGAGACCGGCTTCAAGGGCGAAGAGGAGGCGTGGTTGGCCAACTTCACCAATAATCCGCTGGAGTGGTTTTCGCAGTATCACGTGCGCTTCCACGAGCGATTCCGGCAAGAGTTGCCCGCCATGGAACAGGCGACGGAAACGCACTTGAAACAATTGGAGGCCAAAACAGATCCCACCGATCAGGAGCGCAAAAAAATCACCCAGCTCCAGGCCGAATTAAAACGCATCCGCGGCTGGCGGGAAACTTACACCGCCGCCAATTTCGCCAAGTTGCCGGTCCGCGAACAGAACCTGCACCGAAAAGCGTTCACCACCAATCTGGGCGATCCGGACTACCGGAAACTCACCAGCCAAACTTATCAGGACGGAGCGCAGAAACGGACCATGCAAATGCCCAAAGGCGACGTGCTGCATCAGTTTCGGAAAGACGTGCAAAGCGGACAGTTGCCCACCGTATCGTGGGTCATTGCTCCGGAACGGTTCTCGGATCATCCCGGCTCCCCGTGGTACGGCGCATGGTACATCAGCGAGACCTTAGACATCCTTACCAAAAATCCCGAGGTTTGGAAAAAAACCATTCTGGTGCTTTGCTACGACGAAAACGATGGTTACTTCGATCACGTTCCCCCCTTCGCGGCGCCGTCGCCAAATGTTCCCGGGGCCGGAAAGGTTTCCGTGGGAATTGACCCTTCAGTGGAACACGTTCCCACGTCACCGGACCGTCCGACGCTGCCCATTGGTCTGGGATTCCGCGTGCCGCTGGTCATTGCCTCACCGTGGAGTCGTGGGGGCTATGTGTCCTCGCAAATTTTCGATCACACTTCGATTCTGCAATTGCTTGAAAACTGGCTGACTCATAAAACCGGCCAGGCGATCAAGGAAACCAATATCACCGACTGGCGACGCACCGTCTGCGGCGACCTCAGTTCCGTTTTTCGACCGTTTCACGGTGAAAAGATTCCGTTGCCCAAGCCGGTCGAACTCGCCCCCTTCCTGGGTTCGATTCACCAGGCGCAATTCCGTCCTCTGCCCTCTGGTTTCAAGCGCCTGAACTCCGAGGAACTCGCCGCCACCCGCAACACCCCGCGCCCCCTCCGCGGTATGGTCGAGCAAGAGCCGGGCACTCGACCGGCCTGCCCGCTGCCGTACGAATTGGCGGTGGACGGTCGCTTGAATGTGGAGCGCAAAGCCCTGCGCATTTCCTTTGTCGCGGACAACCAATTCTTCGGCAAACACGCCGCGGGCGCACCGTTCCGCGTGAACGCTCTGACCAAGACCCACACCGCCGCGGGCAAGCTGGAGACCAATCGCGTTTGGGATTACACGGTGAAAGCTGGAGATCGCTTGATGGACGATTTCGCGTTGTCAGATTTCCTTGATGAGCATTATCACCTGCAGATCAATGGCCCCAATGGCTTCCGCCGCGAGTTTCAAGGCAATGCGGATGATCCCGCGTTGGAAGTGCAACTGAACCCGACCTCCAAGAGAAATCCGGCCAGCACGGTCTTGCACCTGACCAATCACCACGCCGATCGTTCCCTGACGGTGACCATCACTGACCTGGCCTATGGCACGGGAGTGCAGACCGTAACGCTGAAGCCAGGCGAAACCCGCAATGTCGCGTGCGATCTGGCCGCCAGCCACGGCTGGTATGACTGGCAGATTCGCGTCAAAGACGCGCCGCGCTACGAGCAACATTACGCGGGCCACATCGAGACCGGCAAGGAAAGCTCCAGCGATCCTCAAATGGCCTGATCGCACCCGGCTTCATTCGCCCTCACCTTTATCCGTGGGGTCGGCGCATTTTAGAACCTGGGGACATCGTGACCTCGATGTTAGAGTTTGGGTAAGTAGGCTGGCCGTGGAACGGCCAGCCTGGTCGTTTTACCCGGACTCCAAGGAGTGCGAAGAGCCGCAAAAATTTACGGCGTCTGCAGTAACCGTCGCACCCAGTCGGCGGTGCGCTCCAGGTAATGATCCGCAGCCAGCGGTTGATAATCCAGGTAGGTGAAGCTGGGAATCCACTTCGGCATGGCGCGTTCAATCTGCGTGCCCTCATGCCATTCGTTGAACGAGGTGATGGCCACCAGTTCCGGAGTCACGTTCAGCGCTGCCGTCCACATGCGATCGTAATACGCGTCGCCTTCCCGATCGCGGGTGTTCCCGCCGTTCCACGGTCGAATGCGGGTGTCAATGTAGCCCGGCGCAACGCAGGGGATGAATAGCTTGCCGTGGGCGCGCGCCCATTCCATCAACTGCGGCCAGTTTTTCACCGTCGAACCATAGGTGAACCCGTCCGTCGCAAAGT
Coding sequences:
- a CDS encoding phospholipase C, phosphocholine-specific, with product MDSRRDFLKKAALLAAGGASGGLFPASIQRAFAIDPPAGSTYLDAEHVVVLMQENRSFDHAFGRLRGVRGFNDPRAVKLPDGNPVWLQSNKQGETYAPFRLDLHGSKSTWMSSLPHSWGDQTAARNSGHHDGWLDAKRSGNTAYAQLPLTLGFYDREDLPFYYALADAFTVCDQNFCSSLTGTTPNRLYLWSGTIRAEPSMQSKANVWNSDVSYGSEAHWKTFPERLEESGISWRIYQNELSLETGFKGEEEAWLANFTNNPLEWFSQYHVRFHERFRQELPAMEQATETHLKQLEAKTDPTDQERKKITQLQAELKRIRGWRETYTAANFAKLPVREQNLHRKAFTTNLGDPDYRKLTSQTYQDGAQKRTMQMPKGDVLHQFRKDVQSGQLPTVSWVIAPERFSDHPGSPWYGAWYISETLDILTKNPEVWKKTILVLCYDENDGYFDHVPPFAAPSPNVPGAGKVSVGIDPSVEHVPTSPDRPTLPIGLGFRVPLVIASPWSRGGYVSSQIFDHTSILQLLENWLTHKTGQAIKETNITDWRRTVCGDLSSVFRPFHGEKIPLPKPVELAPFLGSIHQAQFRPLPSGFKRLNSEELAATRNTPRPLRGMVEQEPGTRPACPLPYELAVDGRLNVERKALRISFVADNQFFGKHAAGAPFRVNALTKTHTAAGKLETNRVWDYTVKAGDRLMDDFALSDFLDEHYHLQINGPNGFRREFQGNADDPALEVQLNPTSKRNPASTVLHLTNHHADRSLTVTITDLAYGTGVQTVTLKPGETRNVACDLAASHGWYDWQIRVKDAPRYEQHYAGHIETGKESSSDPQMA